Part of the Zingiber officinale cultivar Zhangliang chromosome 8A, Zo_v1.1, whole genome shotgun sequence genome, TTAGTATTTTTAATCTAACgatccattaaaaaaaattattcgttAAGATCCCATTAGAAATGGAGAAGACGGCCTGTCACTCCAATGTTACTTGACTTCCGGTTTCAATTTTTTAACCTATAATATGGTATAGTGGCATGCTAATTTAAATCAATGCATTAACTCACGTCGattatattttttcttaaaaaaatcatGGAAATTAGATAACGGAGTTGACTGTGCATACGTAATTAAAGAAAGTTTGCTGAGTGCGACTCACATTGTTCACATGTTCTTAAGTTGCTGCATATTCCAGTGCAGATTAATTATTATGTAAAAACTGGGATATGATAGCCGTAAGCATTTTCCACGAGAAGGCAACTTCTTGCCACTGGAGTCAAATTGATGCGTCAACCAAGACCTCTGTACGTTGTACTACaattaagaaaatatatatttaattctgAAATGAAAAATTGATTATTAAACAAAGAGCCACGTACGTGCATTTTTAAATTTACTTGATCAACGAATCGAGAGGGAGGATCGTCCACTGAattatcaaaagaaaataaaaattattatgccAAACACTTTCTAATTAAGACAAACACAAAGGCAAGAGGTCACTTTTCAATAATGTTGTAAAATTTGGTAGAAAGAGAAATCACCGGGAAgaagtagaaaaaaaataaatttaaagctcACATCTCACATGAAAAATTTTCATTCACACTTCAATTATTCTTCCATTTCCTAAATGTTATATTATATATCTttgaatgaaattaaaaaaaaaacaatataaaGCTAAAAAAGAATGTTAAGTTATTTAATCTCTAAAAAAGTctatattttatcaaaaaaaaaaaaaacttatcctACCTATTATCGAATAGTAAATCCCACTCTCTCCTTGTAAAATCCCTCCATCTTTCATCTTTAACAATATTTTCACTTTTTCCTCCACACACTAAtccttttctttaaaaaaaacaaaaatgctgACTTGGAAAAGACTATcggataaaaaataatttttgattctttttgtgaattttttatcattatatttttttttaaaaaaaaaatctaattctgAATCGAATACCCACCTGCCGCCGCCCTGCATCACGTGGCTGGCATGCCCACGCCTCCTGTTTTCTCTTTCCACCACACACGAAGTCTTTTGGCTTGGCGGACCCGGATTCGACCTTACctggttattttttattttattttattttattttgcctTGCCGGCTGACCTCGTAAGTACCTTCACCTCCGGTTCACCGTCTCTCAATTCACCCGCTCCTCCCAACAACTAAATTTGTTGCTCCCACGAGATCAGGCGGTGATGATGGGTACCGAATCTCCGCCGTTGACGGAGGAAATGGAGAGCCTCGCCCTCTCCGACGATTCCACAGACGACGTCGCCGCTACTTCCTCCTCGCTGCCATCGACCGATTCCGGAAGAGCCTCCTCCGATCCCCATAACGCCGCCTCGACCGCTTCATCCTCTAGAAGTTGGGTTGCCCGACGCGACGGCACCTCCCCCGGGACAGTCCACGCCGCCACATCGGATTACCTCACAATCTCCGTGTCCGACCCGGAAATGGTACATGAGGCCGCGAACTCTCTTGTTACCGGTAGCACCACCTACGTCACCTACCTCATCACCACTTGGATCCGAGCCGACGCCTCCGATGGTGACCCCACCGAGTTTACCGTCCGTCGACGGTTCCGCGACGTTGTCACGCTCGCCGCTCGGATCTCGGAGGCGTTCCGGGGCTACTTTATCCCGCAACGGCCGGACAAGGGAATCGTGGAGAGCCAGATGATGCAGAAGCACGAGTTCGTCGAGCAGCGGCGGGCGGAGATCGAGAAGTACCTGCGGAAGCTGGCGCAGCATCCGGTGATCGGAAGAAGCGACGAGCTTAGGGTTTTCTTGCTGGCGGAGGGGAAACTTCCGTTGCCGGCGAACACCGATGTGGCGTCTAGGATGCTTGATGGGGCGGCGAGCCTGCCGAAGCAGCTCTTCGGGGAAAGGGCAGCTGGGCAAGTGGCGCCGGAAGGTGTGGTGCAGCCGGCGAAGGAAGGAAGGGACTTGCTGAGGATTTTTAAGGAGCTGAAACAGACGATGTCTAATGATTGGGGAGGGGTGAAGCCATTGGTTGTGGAGGAGGATAAGGAGTTCTTGGAGAGGAAGGATAAGATGCAGGACCTCCAGCAGCAGATTAGTTCAACATCACTGCAGGTACtaataaatctaaaatgaaaAGGAATCAATTGTGATTGATGCAATTATATGGTGAACAATTTGTGATTGTATTTCTGCATAACATCTAAGTTTCTGTTCAACTACAGGTATATATTAGCAAAAAAACCTCAAAATTTAGTTAGAAAAAAAACCATTGATGTACAAGTCATCACAATGAGATAACAATTAAGCTTATGATTCTATTATACCTGACATAATTTGAAGCTTGACTTACTAGGAGCTCCTTATTTTTCATTTCAAGACTTAAAAGTAATGAAACTTCTTCTATGTTAATGATGGAAAGGTTATGTTTGGATGTTGATGCTAAACTTAAAATGTGAGCAGCTATATACTCACTGTTTACCTTAAATCAAACCCGTTAGCAGTGGCAAGTTTGACTTGGGTTTGATTTAGGTTCAgggaaaaaaaatctataattCAGAAATGTGGTAATGAAATTAAAGTCGTGTGTCAATGTGCCAAATTGGGTTTATAGTGCTAAAAAGTTTTCTTGGGCTTGAGAACAAGCACATATATATGTCATTGTTAAGCTGCTCCTAATTTTACACCAACAAGTTGAATAATTTTTCCTGATTCAGGCTGAAGAAGTTGTGAAGGCACAACAAGATATTGGTGAGACAATGGCAGAGCTTGGGATGGCATTTATCAAGTTCACCAAGTTTGACACAGAGGAGAGTGCATTCTTTTCTCAAAAGATGCTAGCTGCTGATGCCAAACGTGTAGCCACAGCTGCAGTAAAAGCAAGCAGGTTATACGGGGAGCTAAATGCCCTAACCATAAAACATCTGGTAACAAAAAGATAAATCGGGTCATAAATGCTCAATTCTCTGCTCAGAAAATTTATTCGTCTTCTTTAATTCACCTTCTTTCTTTAATGTTATATATTGTGACAGTCTACTTTGCATGAATATCTTGGGGCTATGTTAGCTGTTCAGAGCGGATTCTCCGACAGGGCCAGTGCTCTATTGACTGTACAAACACTTATGTCAGATTTGTCATCTTTGCATTCAAAGGTTGAGAAACTTGAAGCTGCATCCTCAAAGATTTTTGGTGGTGACCAATCAAGACTCCAGAAATTGGAAGAACTGAAGGGAAAAATAAGAGTTACAGAGGACGCTAAAAGCTGTGCACTCAGAGAGTATAAACGGATAAAGGTACTAGTCCAATTTGCAATGAGCTAATAAGAAAAAGAACTACAATCAGCTAAACATTTGTACTTTTATTAACTTCCTTTTTGCTTAAAACTTACGGTGTTTGTTTAGCATCAGCGTCTGAAATTCCATGTCAATTATTTGGAGAAGTTAAATGTCGTCTCGATTAGAAGTATTAATCAGCAGTTCTCTTAGTTGAAGTATGTTTTCTGAAAGGACATATTGCTAGATTAGTCCTTGGAATTAACCCCGAGATCTATTGGAGCAACCACCCCTGTATGCGCCAACTGCGCCAACCCGTGGGGGCTGATGTTTTCATTATTGTTCTTTATGGACATTGTTGATCCACATGCAATCAAGTAGTTCTTTAATTGCTATGACTATATTCAATAACTCATATTATATCCCTCAAAACAAAGTAAAGGCTCATGCTATTGGTTAATTATAGTAGATAAACTTAACATTGCACTTTAAATTATGTGCCAATTTTCAGGTCCCTTGAATTCATTCTGTGTGTTTGCATCTGGATAGGCAAAAAGTTACCTTATGCTTCTCGGTATTTAGAATCTACTGTCTTTACTAAATCCTACCACCAACTATTACCGGTTTTGTATGACTTGATGAATAGAGCATGGAAGGTAGGAACTAGTGGCACTTGCCTGTTAGGGCCTGCCCTTTAGCAGGAACTCTTTGGTGTAGTGAAAGTGCAGTATGCATACACATTCGCTGAAATTTCATAACAACACGTTAATAATAACGTGGATGCTTAGAGTTGCAAGGCTTCTCTCATTGTTACTCAAATGGAGTGTTATAATTGATGGATCTCTAAAATTCCTCCTTCCTAATTATACATTTATACTTTATCATATTTTTCTGTCAGTGACGTTATATGAAGTGATCATTTGTACTGTAATTATTGTCAGATTATGAATATGGATTAGAAGATGATATAAGatgacataaatgaataaaattcTAATTTCTCAACTTAAATTTGTTAATAATGAATCTTGAAAATGTATGCTTTCTCCAAACATAGCATTGTGATGGCATTTGATTCGACAGGATAACAACAGGACGGAGCTCAACCGACTAGATAGAGAGAAGCATGATGATTTTCTAAACATGCTGAAAGGGTTTGTAACGAGCCAGGTATTGCAAGTTCTTTGTTCCTTGGTGTATCATATAATGACTAAATGACCTGCAAGCTGTCTGAAAATTTTGTTCCCTATGCATTAGTCATATTATTCTGGATAGTGATGCCTACTAACCAAAAGCCACACAACATTACCACCAAGATTCTATGTGCAAATAATTTATCTTCAGTTTTTTAACGAAATCCTTTGAATTCTGTTGTGTTGCTTGTGATGCCATCATTTCATGGATAAAAATAAGCTAGAAATGCACCGACCACAATTCCTACTTTGCAAAGTTGAAATACTTGATGTCTGCATGGCATTTTAATGATCTCCTTGTTGGCAATGGCTACCTGTCTGCGACACTGTTATTCTGTCGTGGTTATGTAGTCGAAATCTGGATACGTTTCCAAGTCAATGGATAGCAAGATAGTCTAGTATCTTGCAAATGGGGTTTCTGAAGGTTCAGATGGTGATGTGCTTCTTGGATTCTTACCCCAGGACCTTAGCTCATTAGTCATTTTCTCATAATTATAATTCATTCTCTGTTAACTAGCATATCATAGTGTCTACCAGACATATGATTTAGGTTGGTGCTGATGAAGCATCACAAAGTACCTCAATGAAGCAACACCAAACATCCAATTCATCCACATTGTTGTGGGGATTAAAACCCATAGCAATTCTACCAGACCAACCACTTCAAATTTGTGCTCCATTTCATTTAGTCAGTTCATTCTTGACGAAACCTAACCATCTTCGGCTCTTGGATGTTTGAAAGGTGGGCCATTGGGAGAAACTTGGGAATGCGTGGGCACCCTTAGCGGAAGAAACAAGTTGTTATGCAAGGCAAAGCTAATAATTCTCACTGTAAGAACCTTTTTTGTCTCCCTTTTTTCATCCCGTTTTTGTATTTACTCCCTCCACTTGATGATGACACATGTAACATTCTTATATGAAAAATGCCAGATGGTAGTAAATCTTTGTTTTATTTGATTGCTTCCATTTTGTGTTAGTACCTCTTAAAATCTGGTTTGTGGTAATGTTAAGGCTAATTGCTTTGTTGGATGCAGTTATGTCTGTTGGTGGTTTTAGCGGTGCCCCTTCTCTTAATTGCAAGTCTCGCCATGCACACTGCACAGTTGGCTACCCAATGCCACGTGTCAAGAAAAATATCTTTCCCTGCCAAACTGCTTTATCACGGGCTATAATATTTAGATATATTAatgaaatgaccaaaaggccatcctgtatatatatatatatatattgatgattatttttaaaattattaaatagacGTTTCTGTTTTAATTATTCTCGAAAAGATATTTTGCCACCTTTATTTACTTTTactgaataaaataaaataatttattttctccTAGATTTATTGCAATCTACATTTCAACTTCTCAAATTAACAAAACAAAATTTATTCCTTTTTATTATTTTGAGATAAACATTTTTTCTAAATTGACAAGTGAATATTCCacagtttaaaaaataaataattatgtaCATCAATTAAAAGGTTTTTATGTCAAATTGGCAACGATAAACAATTTCTCATGTTTCaataaattaagattaaaaataaaggATAACAAACATCCCTGAGGCATCTTTTTGATAATCAACACAATGAAGCACTCTTTTATGATTACAATAATAAAGAACGccctttttatttatattttctccAAACTAGAATGTCACGCAGCCCCACTAACGATCAAGCTGCATAGTCACAGATCGTTATCTACAAAAGTTGATTTACTATTCAGGTGCCATGACAATAAAACTCTTCATTAATACTCCAAATCATACCATAGTTGCAGCAATTAGTGGTACTACTCTACAACAATTGCCCATTTCATGGAGTGACAAGTTCTTCAGCTTCTATTCGACATAAGAACCAATTCTGATAGACTTGGTTGACAGCCGTACCAAAAGCTTACATCCATGGAGTACCACCACCTTGTAAAATTGCACTTGCAGATTGACAAATCAAATTTTGATGCCTCTTCGGAACAAGAATAATTGCTATTCATCAGGCAAATCTTCTGGCGGATCATATACGATCATACCTGGAAATAACTTCAAGAAGTCATCCTTAACTTTTTCCCTTAATTCAGGATAGGGTATGAGACCTTTCAACATGACTCGGAATGGGAGAGACAATGGTGGATCCGGAGAACTCCTCATGTCTTCATAAAGTTCCATTGCAAAGGCAGGTAGCCCTCCGTCCAAGTAAGCTCTCACGATATCCCCGTGGGTATGCTGATCAATGTGGACCTCCTCACTCTTCAGATGTGCCCAAACCTGTTTTGTCTCTTCCAACTTCTTGTTTCTTGCCAACATCATGAGCATGTCTCTGTAGAAGTACATATCAGGCCGGTACCAAATCTCCTTCCTGACAGCATCATATATCTAATGAAGTTATCGAGGTCAGTCATGTTATAATTGACTTAGATATGAGTACAAGTTTCTGGTCAGAACgcagaaaaaggaagaaaaaaaagtttttttcCTTGTGAAACAAAACATAAAACTTTGACAGAAATGTTAACATAGATACTTATAAAGCATGAATCTGTCAAATAAGAACTCTAAGGCAGCTACGCTGTAAAGTACATCCAGTCAGAATGTACACACTCCAGAAGCAATGCCAAGTTGTTGGTTGACATTTTACCTATGACCAACACATTGTAGGGTTCACAATATTCACGTTTTGCCTTTAATAGATACCTCTAATCATCGAAAGATAATGATCACAATGAAACTGACTTTAAAGTGATAACTAGAAGCTATTGGTAGTATTCCATTTTAAAACAAAACAGAGCTAAGAAGTTCAATCAAGTAATCGACAGTGAGAAGTACTTAGCCCATCTGAATATGGATTGATCTCTTTGTTTTTAATGGGTAACCAAGAAACTGACCCATCTAATTAACtataagaataaaataaaataacttcttAATTTAATATCAATCCTTCCATTTTCAAAAACACACTGACGAGGTGAATCTAAGAACTCATAATTTAATATCAAAAATACATTAGCAAGGTGATTAGGTGGATCTAAGCATTCAGGCGCTTTTTTAACATTAATAAGGACAAGCTTTGTTGGGTAAATCACTCTGAAGATACTTTAAAATAAGAGAATGCAATGGCATTGTAATAGCATGCATACCAAAAATAGAGCTATTTATTTCCATAACCAATGAACAACAATTTTGGCACCCATTGTAAGGCCATTAGGAACTGCCTGCATCCCAATcttgcttatgttgttccttcaAATCATCCTTACGATCCCAACTCAAAAACCTCATCAAGGTTGATGTTGGTCTTCCCTGCAACCCTGACGTCCAGAATAGCCGTCAgggaaatttttatatatttccgCTGAAAGTGGCACCCTTTATTGAACCCTCATATTGCCTCTCACCAAATGTGAGACACTAACGAAGAATTTATACTCAAACTAGAAAGATTTGATCAGTTTAATGCTAGATGTGGCACATGCATGCTCACAGCTCATTATCCATCTAGCCATAACACCATTACTAAAGGAGCAAAGGCAACAGCTCATAAGGGACATTATCCTACAATAGCAGGAGGTGATGAGCGGCCTATGTAATCTCACATTGGTCATCTTTGAATTGCAGAGATAAGAACTAAGTGCCATTCACTCAATCTAAGAAGGTACTTCCACATAAATTTAGCATTTAAGCatggaaaactatttttttcttgttAGCAAAAGGATGTAAGGGAACACTTATCTCCCAATTCTGCATAGTCTATATACTACTATCTCAATATGTGAACTCAGGTAGGTTGGTAAGTCGTAAACTTGAGAATCCAACCTAACCCCCGCAAGTCATCGCATCTTAATGTAGAATTCTGACTATAAATACCTCAAGCATGGAGAACAAATATGACTAGTGGTCATCGAGTGATAATCCTATATGTATTCTATAATATGAATTTGAGTAGA contains:
- the LOC122012874 gene encoding pentatricopeptide repeat-containing protein At1g62350-like; the protein is MPAMASGLLWRRAITELGEGSSSAVRWFLLPRRFFASPSSSPTSSPSLSIWRRKKEMGKEGIFVVHQLKRLASAGPRLDRFMKSNVTRLLRTDLLAVLAELQRQDHVFLSMKIYDAVRKEIWYRPDMYFYRDMLMMLARNKKLEETKQVWAHLKSEEVHIDQHTHGDIVRAYLDGGLPAFAMELYEDMRSSPDPPLSLPFRVMLKGLIPYPELREKVKDDFLKLFPGMIVYDPPEDLPDE
- the LOC122012872 gene encoding sorting nexin 2A-like, producing MMGTESPPLTEEMESLALSDDSTDDVAATSSSLPSTDSGRASSDPHNAASTASSSRSWVARRDGTSPGTVHAATSDYLTISVSDPEMVHEAANSLVTGSTTYVTYLITTWIRADASDGDPTEFTVRRRFRDVVTLAARISEAFRGYFIPQRPDKGIVESQMMQKHEFVEQRRAEIEKYLRKLAQHPVIGRSDELRVFLLAEGKLPLPANTDVASRMLDGAASLPKQLFGERAAGQVAPEGVVQPAKEGRDLLRIFKELKQTMSNDWGGVKPLVVEEDKEFLERKDKMQDLQQQISSTSLQAEEVVKAQQDIGETMAELGMAFIKFTKFDTEESAFFSQKMLAADAKRVATAAVKASRLYGELNALTIKHLSTLHEYLGAMLAVQSGFSDRASALLTVQTLMSDLSSLHSKVEKLEAASSKIFGGDQSRLQKLEELKGKIRVTEDAKSCALREYKRIKDNNRTELNRLDREKHDDFLNMLKGFVTSQVGHWEKLGNAWAPLAEETSCYARQS